A stretch of Oreochromis aureus strain Israel breed Guangdong linkage group 11, ZZ_aureus, whole genome shotgun sequence DNA encodes these proteins:
- the zgc:158766 gene encoding pleckstrin homology domain-containing family G member 4B isoform X3, with the protein MLPLGKMHSRAKSRSCDNYLCIKDAESLDNCIQSTLSALYRPFSATAVTVLWQLFSVVERQYRGDGLRCLIDFLLPAKRILQIIQKETCVKFRGLLFYHEGWPLCIHEKVVLQLAPLHKVRLKQGDFYLQIVPLGRKAAKLVIKCLSISGQAIAEIPISESMYGSIFTAEFLQNVTRDRNLHPLQNCLLTTGTAVFRTPWKNVVNPLFVSNTADAIMQAHCSRGGFRAHLSTCSTSGSTGTLDSHRSSRESLHSQGADSIFSEPNSPNRNRMDSSSESHSTSTADNAIPKIKIESLTEECGIGKGGEDSSAREGGLGSKMLSFSTDLSNPGPRRRLHRDSATFETRRLFRKSYMEALQNPMTLGSSSESILEESSEHSATLRERTVTPGNSPDTQTSSREHSSRRLGSRGWLSSDDSRPSTPLLYLQRGLRSAERRADRRSKSLERTNKAGQVKGHRERSSSGGSAGISPKKLINGYAFRFGKLDVEAIIPGIERRNSKDESGQRNDSLNSESRRHRASGEESHSPKAANGTTIRAASVQSSSCDYNLTFPKLVSEVNQELLTSAAVILPGTRDRSGRAVVQVCTRAPMWAGETCTVHDLTCLLSYYYSTLRKERRDQGITVVIDCRRQQPVPALLSSLSEFQTLIPHALYSVLFLSDKEAANKPERDISVQTETVSSLKALLKYIDQTQLTRDLEGTFHYDHNHWIQFRQKIEPFAASCSAAIASLQESISSLSASSNLKTSKEVSEVLEKQKHLMKCVLDDTCLNRLRLEGGTVLARIRKEEACDNENYRDTVDMLNALYNQVDEEVHKLVILSNKSQKQLESLLEAHRFEEQTQQIKLWFSVAGEKQLAPLESLTLSAAKIKEMRESLSQFLEESVNQQRRGLQLVKESPEALPEVLLDFKQHLGSILSRVEQRKAKLDILANLYEFYDSANQWTDHCQDYFHQLNLASPGGRFSPSVVQVLQDYCTEASKFSMENFSTLNDMVLSLESPDQLQQWNAVWHKCQQTKQQLEETLARAMEAAQDSTAADTPDSLNPAEVQIITPEQRGANGCVRLPGPIKPLNFEDNKNLSVRPFSKSPTSSISSSSHFPFFPDSESKLRQSPPMFDDTDSDCTIDSIVSCRSEPIYSGASRVRKQPMKKIMKKTMSHELSPRDSTHSDVSHIHGYTGIYIKGLEVTNNVSAEKKLQRPDVTSPTLGRSRSMSTPCRIHTRRSEGDGKKQSSKVQHIMDEMISTEREYVRSLSYIIEHYFPEMERLDLPQDLRGKRSIIFGNVEKLWDFHSQYFLKELEACTQSPLSISSCFLRHEDQFGMYALYSKNKPQSDALLSSHGNEFFKNKQMELGDKMDLASYLLKPIQRMSKYALLLKDLIKECSQSQEQELSDLRTAEEMVKFQLRHGNDLLAMDAIRGCDVNLKEQGQLRCQDEFMVWCGRRKYLRQVFLFEDLILFSKTKKIEGGYDIYIYKQSFKTAEIGMTENVGDSGLRFEIWFRRRKSQDTFILQASSAEVKAVWTTIIGKILWRQALRNRELRMQEMVSMGIGSKPFMDIKPSDAAISDRAIDYTMKGTESRTRASIAVSSFEHVASFKRPHSTISNSSTSSSSSQSSSSLLGSLNLHLYSSPSHPHTLSHPAGSVPSFTQWPYDCIEEDELEQDTVSQPSMIIESSETSSQCTSSESVTGLNTLAIPGHTNVTMDSYNNNESSSFLCSTTPPSSIAEPSIFQKDEDLHPQGTKFITASKTSHIAVGLSTLV; encoded by the exons ATGCTTCCTTTGGGCAAAATGCACTCCAGAGCAAAATCACGGAGCTGTGACAACTACCTGTGTATAAAG GACGCTGAGTCTTTGGACAACTGTATCCAGAGCACTTTGTCTGCCCTGTACCGTCCCTTCAGTGCCACTGCTGTCACCGTCCTCTGGCAGCTGTTCAGTGTGGTCGAGAGGCAATATCGTGGAGACGGCCTCCGCTGCCTCATTGACTTCTTGCTTCCTGCCAAGAGGATCCTACAGATCATACAGAAAGAAACCTGT GTAAAGTTCAGAGGCTTGCTCTTTTATCATGAGGGATGGCCTCTTTGCATCCATGAGAAAGTTGTCCTGCAGCTTGCACCTCTGCATAAAGTCAGATTAAAGCAAGGAGATTTCTACCTTCAAATTGTTCCTTTAGGACGCAAGGCTGCCAAGCTAGTGATAAAATGTTTGTCGATCAGTGGGCAGGCCATTGCAGAAATCCCTATTTCAGAGAGCATGTACGGCAGCATCTTCACAGCTGAGTTCTTACAGAATGTAACACGTGACCGAAACCTGCATCCGCTACAGAACTGTCTGCTTACCACTGGTACGGCTGTGTTCAGGACACCGTGGAAGAACGTGGTCAACCCGCTCTTTGTCAGCAACACAGCAGACGCTATAATGCAAGCGCACTGCAGCCGAGGTGGTTTCCGTGCCCATCTCAGCACTTGCAGCACCAGCGGATCTACGGGGACTCTGGACAGCCATCGCAGCTCCAGAGAGTCCCTGCACTCTCAAGGAGCTGACTCCATTTTCTCTGAGCCCAACTCCCCAAACAGAAACCGCATGGACTCTAGCAGTGAGAGCCATAGCACCAGCACAGCTGACAATGCTATACCCAAAATTAAAATAGAAAGTCTCACTGAGGAGTGTGGTATAGGAAAGGGCGGTGAGGACAGCAGTGCAAGAGAGGGAGGACTGGGGTCCAAGATGCTCTCTTTCAGCACAGACCTCAGTAACCCAGGCCCTCGGCGCCGTCTCCACAGAGACTCTGCAACTTTTGAGACCAGGAGACTTTTCAGAAAATCTTACATGGAAGCACTACAGAACCCCATGACCCTTGGGTCGAGCTCTGAATCCATCTTGGAGGAGAGCTCAGAGCATAGTGCTACCCTAAGAGAGAGAACTGTGACACCGGGTAACAGTCCCGACACGCAGACCTCCTCCAGAGAACATTCATCGCGGAGGTTGGGTAGCCGGGGATGGCTTAGCAGTGATGACTCCAGACCCAGCACACCTTTACTTTACTTACAGAGAGGTTTGCGGAGTGCTGAGAGACGAGCAGATAGGCGCTCCAAGTCACTGGAGAGGACTAACAAAGCAGGCCAGGTTAAAGGCCACCGGGAACGCTCTTCTTCTGGAGGATCAGCTGGAATTTCACCCAAAAAACTAATAAATGGCTATGCCTTTCGTTTCGGAAAGCTGGATGTGGAGGCCATAATTCCTGGAATTGAGAGGAGAAATAGCAAGGATGAGTCGG GACAGCGTAACGACAGCCTGAACAGTGAAAGCAGGCGGCACAGAGCTAGTGGAGAAGAGTCACACAGTCCCAAAGCTGCAAATGGGACAACAATCAGAGCGGCCTCGGTACAAAGCTCATCATGTGACTATAATTTAACCTTCCCCAAACTGGTGTCAGAGGTCAATCAGGAGCTGCTCACATCAGCGGCTGTGATCCTGCCAG GAACCAGAGACCGCAGTGGGAGAGCAGTGGTGCAGGTGTGCACAAGAGCTCCGATGTGGGCAGGTGAGACCTGCACCGTCCACGATCTGACGTGCTTACTTAGCTACTACTACTCAACTCTGCG GAAAGAAAGGCGTGATCAAGGTATAACTGTTGTAATAGACTGCAGAAGGCAGCAGCCTGTTCCAGCTCTGTTGTCATCGCTGTCTGAGTTTCAG ACTTTAATACCACATGCACTTTACTCAGTTCTGTTCCTGTCGGACAAAGAGGCAGCAAACAAACCCGAGAGAGACATCAGTGTGCAG aCAGAAACTGTGTCATCTTTGAAGGCCCTGCTGAAGTACATTGACCAAACCCAGCTCACACGAGACCTGGAGGGCACCTTCCACTACGATCACAACCACTGGATCCAGttcagacag AAAATCGAACCTTTTGCCGCCAGCTGTAGTGCGGCCATCGCCTCCCTTCAGGAGTCTATTAGCTCACTGAGCGCCAGCAGCAACCTGAAGACCTCTAAG GAGGTGTCTGAGGTGTTAGAGAAGCAGAAGCATCTCATGAAGTGTGTACTAGATGACACCTGTCTAAACCGACTCCGTCTGGAAGGTGGAACTGTACTTGCCCGTATCAGGAAGGAAGAAGCCTGCGACAATGAAAACTACAG ggaCACTGTCGACATGTTAAATGCACTCTACAATCAAGTAGATGAAGAAGTTCATAAGCTTGTGATCCTTTCAAACAAGTCACAGAAACAGTTAGAGAGCTTGCTGGAGGCGCACAGGTTTGAGGAGCAAACTCAGCAG atcaAACTTTGGTTCAGTGTAGCGGGAGAGAAGCAGCTTGCGCCTTTGGAATCATTAACTCTGTCTGCAGCCAAAATAAAGGAGATGAGAGAGAGCTTGAGCCAATTTCTGGAGGAATCAGTG AACCAGCAGAGACGTGGCCTGCAGCTGGTCAAAGAGTCTCCAGAGGCCCTTCCAGAGGTTCTTCTTGACTTTAAACAACATCTGGGTTCCATTTTGAGCAGAGTTGAGCAAAGGAAGGCAAAGCTAGACATCCTAGCCAACCTGTATGAGTTCTATGATTCG GCAAACCAGTGGACGGATCACTGTCAAGATTACTTCCATCAACTGAATCTGGCCAGCCCAGGGGGAAGATTTTCGCCCTCTGTGGTGCAGGTCCTACAGGATTACTGCACTGAGGCATCCAAGTTCTCCATGGAAAACTTCAGCACGCTTAATGACATGGTGCTTTCACTGGAGTCTCCTGATCAGCTGCAGCAGTGGAACGCCGTGTGGCACAAATGTCAACAGACCaagcagcagctggaggagaCTTTGGCTCGAGCCATGGAAGCAGCTCAGgactccacagctgctgatacGCCGGATTCTCTGAACCCTGCAGAAGTTCAGATCATCACTCCAGAGCAGCGTGGAGCTAATGGATGTGTGCGTTTACCTGGACCAATTAAGCCATTAAATTTTGAGGACAACAAAAATCTCTCTGTCAGGCCTTTTTCCAAGAGTCCCACAAGTTCGATCTCCTCTTCATCGCACTTCCCTTTCTTCCCCGACAGCGAGAGCAAACTGAGACAGAGCCCACCCATGTTTGATGACACAGACAGCGACTGCACTATCGACTCGATCGTCTCCTGCCGCTCCGAGCCCATCTACTCTGGAGCCTCCCGGGTGCGCAAGCAACCCATGAAGAAGATCATGAAGAAGACCATGAGCCATGAGCTATCCCCGAGAGACAGCACCCACTCGGATGTCAGTCACATTCACGGATATACAGGCATCTACATTAAGGGTTTGGAAGTGACCAATAACGTGTCTGCAGAGAAGAAGCTGCAGAGACCTGATGTGACGAGCCCCACGCTAGGCCGCAGCCGCAGCATGTCTACGCCCTGCAGGATCCATACCAGGCGCAGCGAGGGAGATGGAAAGAAACAGAGCAG TAAAGTGCAGCACATCATGGACGAAATGATTTCCACAGAGAGGGAGTACGTTCGCTCACTCAGCTACATCATTGAGCACTATTTCCCCGAAATGGAGCGCCTCGATTTGCCTCAGGACCTGCGGGGGAAACGGAGCATCATTTTTGGGAATGTGGAGAAACTGTGGGACTTCCACAGCCAGTATTTCTTAAAGGAGCTGGAGGCGTGCACCCAATCCCCGCTGTCCATCAGTAGCTGTTTTCTGCGGCAT GAGGATCAGTTTGGAATGTATGCTCTGTACAGCAAAAATAAGCCGCAGTCCGACGCTTTGCTCAGCAGCCACGGGAACGAATTCTTTAAG AATAAGCAGATGGAGCTCGGGGATAAGATGGACCTGGCATCCTACTTGCTGAAGCCCATTCAGAGGATGAGTAAATATGCACTGTTGCTCAAAGACCTGATAAAAGAGTGCAGCCAGTCCCAGGAGCAGGAGCTGAGTGACCTTCGCACTGCAGAAGAGATGGTCAAGTTTCAGCTCCGCCATGGGAATGATCTGTTGGCTATGGACGCCATTCGAGGATGTGAT GTGAACCTGAAAGAACAGGGTCAGCTCCGCTGCCAGGATGAGTTCATGGTCTGGTGTGGTCGCAGGAAATACCTCCGCCAAGTCTTCTTGTTTGAAGACCTCATCCTCTTCAGCAAGACCAAGAAGATAGAGGGAGGATATGACATTTACATCTACAAACAGTCTTTCAAA ACAGCAGAGATAGGCATGACTGAAAATGTCGGTGACAGCGGCCTACGCTTTGAGATCTGGTTCCGTCGGAGGAAGTCACAAGACACGTTTATACTCCAAGCCAGCTCTGCAGAGGTCAAGGCAGTGTGGACAACTATTATTGGGAAGATTCTGTGGAGGCAGGCGCTCAGAAACAGAG AGCTGCGCATGCAGGAGATGGTGTCTATGGGAATTGGAAGCAAACCGTTCATGGACATCAAGCCAAGTGACGCAGCTATCAGTGACAGAGCCATTGATTATACCATGAAGGGGACAG AGTCGAGGACGAGAGCGTCCATCGCAGTGTCCTCATTTGAACACGTGGCCTCGTTCAAGAGGCCTCACTCCACCATCTCCAACAGCagcacctcctcctccagcagCCAGTCGTCCTCCTCCCTGCTGGGCTCCCTCAATCTCCACCTGTACTCCTCACCTTCTCACCCGCACACACTTTCGCACCCAGCAGGCAGCGTTCCCTCCTTTACCCAGTGGCCCTATGACTGCATAGAGGAAGATGAGCTGGAGCAGGACACCGTGAGCCAGCCCTCCATGA TCATTGAGAGCTCTGAGACATCCTCTCAGTGTACATCCAGTGAAAGTGTGACAGGACTGAATACGCTCGCCATACCCGGGCACACCAACGTCACCATGGACTCTTACAACAACAACGAGTCCTCTTCTTTCCTCTGCTCCACCACACCTCCATCCTCCATAGCAGAGCCCTCGATTTTCCAGAAGGATGAAGACCTCCACCCCCAAGGCACCAAGTTTATCACAGCA AGCAAGACCTCTCATATAGCGGTAGGCCTGTCTACATTGGTCTGA